In Deltaproteobacteria bacterium, one DNA window encodes the following:
- a CDS encoding esterase encodes MNLFDKNLLEDFQDPNLDSIVLFHGYGADAQDLFPLSKVIPTQKKFNWYFPNGPISIPLGVGWTGKAWWPISLDRYQKESRNLDISDEVPEDIEKLVSDFSYWIKAKKIDPKKLIIGGFSQGGMLALNLFFNLEVPPKALILLSSNLVNKTNLKKHLKSEMIDSAFFMSHGQNDPVLPMGGADRLHSFLTSAGLRGKMIRFNGGHEIPQQVIAELGLFISQ; translated from the coding sequence ATGAACCTATTTGATAAAAACCTGCTTGAGGATTTTCAAGATCCTAACTTGGATTCTATTGTTCTCTTCCACGGTTATGGCGCCGATGCTCAAGACTTATTCCCTCTCTCAAAAGTGATTCCTACTCAAAAAAAATTTAATTGGTACTTTCCAAATGGACCCATCTCAATCCCACTAGGTGTAGGGTGGACAGGAAAAGCCTGGTGGCCTATTTCACTTGATCGGTATCAAAAAGAAAGCAGAAATTTAGATATCAGCGATGAGGTACCAGAGGACATTGAAAAATTGGTCAGTGATTTTAGCTATTGGATTAAAGCAAAAAAAATAGACCCAAAGAAACTTATCATTGGCGGATTTAGCCAAGGGGGCATGTTAGCTCTAAATTTATTCTTTAATTTAGAAGTTCCACCTAAAGCGCTTATTTTGCTATCATCAAACTTAGTTAATAAAACTAATTTAAAGAAGCACTTAAAGTCAGAAATGATTGATTCTGCATTTTTTATGAGTCATGGACAAAACGATCCTGTTTTGCCTATGGGTGGCGCCGACAGATTGCATTCGTTTCTGACTTCCGCAGGGTTAAGAGGAAAAATGATTCGATTTAATGGAGGGCATGAAATTCCTCAGCAGGTGATAGCCGAACTAGGACTTTTTATTTCACAATAA
- a CDS encoding UDP-N-acetylmuramoyl-L-alanyl-D-glutamate--2,6-diaminopimelate ligase, with amino-acid sequence MNIKELFELFPQLNNKLSSQLNQQLNQQLNHRLNHGLNSIKKLNVHPSLMGHKIKNLTSSSREEQKKSVYFAFKGSREDGHFYISEVISKGVLALVIEDESKIPKGCSLPIMIVPDARNAFDFISSKFFHQSDQKLYTVGVTGTNGKTSITYIAEYIFKNLNLPLGVIGTINHRLGAKTWDTELTTPDSWTLHKRLHDFYKLQAAGVVLEVSSHALDQKRVNSLNFDAVIFTNLTRDHLDYHKTMGAYFRAKQVLFWDQMWKSVKTNKMAIINGDDSFGKKLKIANGVDKIYFGMNQTNDYSFKILNRNYYGQDIELKYKKTSWKFHVPLIGDHSIYNLIPVLILGEKNSISVKKSMEAFKKFPGVPGRLQKVENKRKLNIFIDYAHTPDALQKVLNTLISIKIKNNLKNKIVCLFGCGGDRDKGKRPLMGKLAEKLSDIMIITSDNPRNEDPKQIIEDICKGLKKRNTLNVIVEVDRAQAIKKGIEMLSPKDVLIICGKGHENYQVIGSQKKYFSDYDEVLKNIN; translated from the coding sequence ATGAATATTAAAGAATTATTTGAATTGTTTCCTCAGCTAAACAATAAGTTAAGCTCCCAATTAAACCAGCAGCTAAACCAGCAGTTAAATCACCGGTTAAATCACGGGTTAAATTCCATTAAAAAGCTGAATGTTCATCCGTCACTAATGGGACATAAAATAAAAAATTTGACGTCTTCGTCAAGAGAAGAACAAAAGAAATCAGTTTATTTTGCCTTCAAGGGATCTCGGGAGGATGGTCATTTCTATATTTCTGAGGTAATTTCAAAAGGTGTTTTGGCTTTAGTAATTGAAGATGAATCTAAAATTCCTAAAGGATGCTCTCTTCCGATCATGATTGTGCCTGATGCCCGCAATGCATTTGACTTTATAAGTTCAAAATTTTTTCATCAAAGTGATCAAAAACTTTATACCGTAGGTGTTACGGGAACAAATGGGAAAACGTCCATTACTTATATCGCCGAATATATTTTTAAAAACTTGAATTTGCCACTCGGAGTTATTGGAACAATTAATCATCGATTGGGTGCAAAAACATGGGATACGGAGTTAACTACCCCCGATTCTTGGACCCTACACAAAAGGTTACACGATTTTTATAAATTACAAGCGGCAGGTGTTGTATTAGAGGTATCAAGTCACGCCTTAGATCAAAAAAGAGTGAATTCATTAAATTTTGATGCTGTGATATTTACAAATCTAACAAGAGATCATTTGGACTATCATAAAACAATGGGTGCCTATTTTCGAGCAAAGCAAGTGCTTTTTTGGGATCAAATGTGGAAAAGCGTTAAAACTAATAAAATGGCCATTATCAACGGAGATGATTCTTTTGGAAAAAAATTAAAAATTGCCAACGGTGTGGATAAAATTTATTTTGGTATGAATCAAACCAATGATTATTCTTTCAAAATCTTAAACCGAAATTATTACGGGCAAGACATTGAACTAAAATACAAAAAAACGTCATGGAAATTTCATGTGCCCTTAATCGGTGATCATTCTATTTATAATTTAATCCCAGTTTTGATTCTCGGAGAAAAGAATTCAATTAGTGTAAAAAAATCAATGGAAGCATTTAAAAAATTCCCGGGTGTTCCTGGAAGATTGCAAAAAGTAGAGAATAAAAGAAAACTAAATATTTTCATTGATTATGCGCATACTCCCGATGCATTACAGAAAGTACTAAATACACTCATTTCAATTAAAATAAAAAATAATTTAAAAAATAAAATAGTATGTCTATTCGGTTGCGGTGGAGATAGAGATAAAGGGAAAAGGCCCTTAATGGGAAAATTGGCGGAAAAATTATCTGACATCATGATAATTACTTCAGATAATCCCAGAAATGAAGATCCAAAACAAATCATAGAAGATATTTGTAAAGGTCTAAAAAAGAGGAATACTTTGAACGTGATTGTGGAAGTTGATCGAGCCCAGGCAATAAAAAAGGGAATTGAAATGTTGTCCCCAAAGGACGTGTTAATTATTTGTGGAAAAGGGCATGAAAATTATCAGGTTATTGGCTCTCAAAAAAAATATTTTAGTGATTATGATGAAGTATTAAAAAACATAAATTAA
- a CDS encoding UDP-N-acetylmuramoyl-tripeptide--D-alanyl-D-alanine ligase, giving the protein MFELKKLKVWMEATILQAERTEFLEVASDTRKDLKGKLFFALRGENFDAHQFLEKAIEQGAAGLVIDKSEKFDEIKEKSKSITVFLVKDTLTALQSLAHEYRLALGTKIISITGSNGKTTAKEFTAQVLSVFFKTHFNSGSYNNHWGVPFSLLALKPEHEIGIIEIGMSHPHEIEKLVKIACPQIVVCTMVGNAHIEHFGTVEKIAEAKEEIYKYSDPNGIKIFNLDNEHTYKMYVKYGFNRSQAFTFSTNRKEADVFMKVNEFKIDSLTIEGSILGVKNTIQVPIFGEQNITNIMVAATIAIALRVQPERVWDSLKGLSTNWGRNQFLQSDIGGKILFDGYNANSDSMKSLLLNFSKLKTRGKKIAVLAEMLEQGDMSAECHKNLGIQVANSGFDIVFFYGKPWKEFKEGVDSVNKSQNIFYYPDFNNEMITKIKELETSESLICIKGSRGMKTERVVQGLVKTFSGKYI; this is encoded by the coding sequence ATGTTTGAATTAAAGAAATTAAAAGTCTGGATGGAGGCGACGATTCTTCAGGCTGAACGAACTGAGTTTTTGGAAGTGGCTTCGGATACCCGCAAAGATTTGAAAGGGAAGTTGTTTTTTGCATTACGTGGAGAGAATTTTGATGCTCATCAGTTTCTAGAAAAGGCCATTGAACAAGGCGCTGCTGGTTTGGTAATTGATAAATCAGAAAAGTTTGATGAAATAAAAGAGAAATCTAAATCCATTACCGTTTTTTTGGTTAAAGACACTTTAACGGCATTGCAATCACTAGCACATGAGTATCGCCTGGCCTTAGGAACTAAAATTATTTCCATCACGGGCTCAAATGGTAAAACTACAGCCAAGGAGTTTACAGCTCAAGTATTAAGTGTTTTTTTTAAAACCCATTTTAATTCTGGATCTTATAATAACCATTGGGGTGTGCCATTTTCACTTTTAGCATTAAAGCCAGAGCATGAAATTGGAATTATCGAAATAGGGATGAGCCACCCCCACGAAATCGAAAAACTGGTCAAAATAGCTTGTCCTCAAATAGTCGTTTGCACGATGGTTGGCAATGCTCATATTGAACACTTTGGGACAGTGGAAAAAATAGCTGAAGCCAAAGAGGAGATATACAAATATTCAGATCCAAATGGGATTAAAATTTTTAATTTGGATAATGAGCATACATATAAAATGTATGTGAAATATGGATTTAACCGTAGTCAAGCATTCACTTTCTCAACGAACCGTAAGGAGGCAGATGTTTTTATGAAAGTTAATGAGTTTAAGATTGATTCATTAACTATAGAAGGTTCAATTTTAGGAGTTAAAAATACAATTCAAGTACCTATTTTCGGAGAACAGAATATTACGAATATCATGGTTGCAGCTACGATAGCGATTGCCTTACGCGTCCAACCTGAAAGAGTTTGGGATTCATTGAAGGGTTTAAGTACAAACTGGGGGAGGAATCAATTTTTACAGTCTGATATTGGAGGTAAAATTTTATTTGATGGATACAATGCTAATTCCGACTCTATGAAAAGTTTATTGTTAAATTTTTCAAAATTGAAAACTAGAGGAAAAAAAATCGCAGTGCTTGCTGAAATGCTAGAGCAGGGTGATATGTCAGCTGAGTGCCATAAGAATTTAGGAATACAGGTTGCTAATTCTGGATTTGATATCGTTTTCTTTTATGGAAAACCTTGGAAAGAATTTAAAGAAGGGGTTGATTCAGTTAATAAATCACAAAATATTTTCTATTATCCCGATTTTAACAACGAAATGATTACAAAGATCAAAGAACTTGAGACTTCAGAATCATTGATCTGTATTAAAGGATCAAGAGGAATGAAAACGGAAAGAGTGGTTCAGGGATTAGTTAAGACTTTCTCTGGTAAATACATTTAA